One genomic segment of Vespa crabro chromosome 3, iyVesCrab1.2, whole genome shotgun sequence includes these proteins:
- the LOC124422939 gene encoding MAP kinase-activating death domain protein isoform X7 → MATMDIQKKQLCPRLVDYLAIVGARSAPISRQPVQVPELLRRYPVEDHKDFPLPLDMVYFCQPEGCSSVGPKRTALREATSFTFTLTDKDSGKTRYGICVNFYRPIERAGTNARGGISMRRDKYNTTFRRESWRKSMEKSTDSAFSSDYRSSAVGPSDSEKDCSSSRRDSDTSHAPYAPRLGVTAPSGDSESGGSHSPSPRASRRRQRIRNHSLTSLCIISHHPFFSMFRECLFVLKKIIDACNDNSTPQKVGASRQTNRDSVWSVLSGQVLEGTPSIVLHDIREIETWILRLLSSPVPVPTKTRVEIEIVSSIIQPSLCFALPDHTRFSLVDFPLHLPLELLGVEICLKVLTLILLENKIVLQSRDYNALSMSVMAFVTMIYPLEYMFPAIPLLPTCMSCAEQLLLAPTPYIIGIPASFLMYKKNFKMPDDVWLVDLDSNKVTAPPGSADQLPPLPEPEGTILKNHLKQAMQLMDQVGSGTMGSMSASQAIPPDTWSSRLSSQSPSRRESSASQHSQNLSVSTMRHRPSVDYQHGHGQQSPLGGNASQLRRPSLTTAMVSASASGGSSTPSPSSSSPVPGPGTTTGSGTSTTSITAPPFNPFIYGNDVDSVDIATRVAMVRFFNSQNLLANFTEHTRTLRLYPRPVVAFQINSFLRSRPRASQFLNKFARTQAVEFLAEWSLTPSNVAFLRVQTGVFDPAQIGDKSKWYAANLEPIHFKVWDNSSSLANALNALKELESQPTDESGSDSEGAESTSSSYSSLSDFVSEMASSDLSPSYNCPQVSQPQQMALSIDPKNIYNPPSSLQYPGVEEESPARPESPPSTSSSHSDLSSPSFNRDSELELNPNALETSQSTNDKEEGGSFESDSASTITPRTILSAQSSIGQFGVGMGSLGNSLLNDTERTTTPHRTSRVTRYMVPVMPSGTSLQRQPSVGNVLARTSSFGSSTSPLLTRQLSGSMDNETLTAFRQQSSTQDGQKNNAGMPGNGVLRQGSQGSLFEQIATQAKDLVRETTRQSSQDGLLAHMDKLKHQAKEKITEAGEDSLFAPLEQLTQQTKKAVGEATKSVQEASKTAIEASKTAAGVSKNTLDDLTYMGKSTFGDLTKSAKEVATKKGLLKSIGESQQSSPPHTPPSSGITQRRESSNTQLVASDTRSGRRDIGRDFFSNISSDLNGIAAQTSSMFSDLFGNRNSSNRNLTQRSKEKTSTSFGPFPKVSGKTGLVERSSLIKHSSMKANQEEMQRMQNAERSSTNSDNQAFLTDVVTQVLAGEGVGWLKLNRLKKLMEDESYRDLVVTKLNKGLNRKISPDDHIDDVCISKPVYKGMLKCLQAVVHGLAHTYSNFGLGGMASVFQLMEIAHTHYWSKDLSEGGFDSSLLSQASSPFGSKENLKSPQSPNQGELPDISQRLRSSQTQEIPPQVQLEFTHGQQTSDVGQSTTDMFLDMFTKKKKFLCKLTSFDSEFPRQGKQRTGSVWSSKSSLSTGFRYHGGNLISTTPMSSPETARTYLFEGLLGKERSNLWDQMQFWEDAFLDAVSQERDMLGMDQGAGEMMERYKSLSDSERRRLEHDEDRLLCSLLHNLTAILVMLNVDKNEVKRKVRRLLGKSHIGLIYSQELNQLLDQINNLHGNDIDLKPLTSRQMHRQSFTVHAGVDADGDLRFLEVRHDGLVLRSVNGVIVERWWYERLVNMTYSPKNKVLCLWRRNGGQTQFHKYYTKKCKDLYYCIKDAMEKAAARGRGGNIGIELGGEFPVQDMRTGEGGLLQVCMEGVGLLFANSKFFVRLDHIRKCFTQKDGIFVLEEFNPKTRQVIQRKYRSQMADQICYAVLCVFSYLAAGLEQRKQQPQQQQQQQQQQQQQQQQQQQQHQQQQQQQQLRQQQQKQLRQQQLQQQQQQLKHQHQQLRQQQQQQQQEVHQHVQQQQLRQQQLQQQLRQQQQQQQQQQQQQQQQQQQQQQQQQQQQQQQQQRWQQQQQQMSPRDENIPQVVQGNTNTQFEPFLQQH, encoded by the exons ATGGCAACCATGGATATACAAAAGAAGCAACTTTGTCCACGTTTGGTGGACTATCTTGCTATCGTGGGAGCCAGATCGGCTCCGATCTCTCGTCAGCCTGTGcag gTTCCAGAATTGTTGCGCAGATATCCGGTGGAGGATCACAAAGATTTTCCTTTACCTCTGGATATGGTTTATTTTTGTCAACCAGAAGGTTGCAGCAGCGTGGGACCTAAACGCACAGCCTTACGAGAAGCTACGTCTTTCACTTTCACCCTCACGGATAAGGACTCAG gaaAAACACGATATGGCATTTGCGTTAATTTCTATCGACCTATAGAAAGGGCTGGAACAAATGCACGTGGTGGTATTTCAATGAGAAGAGACAAATACAACACCACTTTTAGAAGGGAGAGTTGGAGAAAGAGTATGGAAAAAAGTACAGATTCTGCATTTTCTAG CGACTATAGAAGCAGCGCGGTGGGTCCTAGTGATTCTGAAAAAGATTGCTCCAGTAGCAGAAGAGACTCTGACACGTCCCATGCGCCTTACGCACCGAGATTGGGTGTTACAGCACCAAGTGGTGACAGTGAAAGTGGTGGTAGTCATTCTCCTTCACCACGAGCTTCTCGAAGGCGGCAG aggaTTCGAAATCATTCCTTAACATCACTTTGTATCATTTCTCATCATCCATTCTTTTCGATGTTCCGAGAATGTCTTTTCGTTTTGAAGAAAATCATTGATGCATGCAACGATAATTCAACTCCTCAAAAAGTAGGAGCTTCGAGGCAAACTAATAG aGATTCAGTGTGGAGTGTTCTTAGTGGTCAAGTTTTGGAAGGGACTCCGTCCATCGTGTTACACGATATACGGGAGATCGAAACCTGGATCCTGAGATTGCTGAGCAGTCCAGTGCCAGTGCCAACGAAAACGCGTGTAGAAATCGAAATAGTATCATCGATTATACAGCCTTCACTCTGTTTTGCTTTACCTGATCACACAAGATTTTCTTTGGTTGATTTTCCTCTACATTTGCCTCTCGAACTTCTTGGCGTTGAAATATGTTTGAAAGTTCTCACTctcattttattagaaaataag ATCGTATTACAATCACGAGATTATAATGCTTTGTCGATGTCGGTGATGGCATTTGTCACAATGATCTATCCCTTAGAATACATGTTCCCTGCAATACCATTGTTACCAACCTGCATGAGCTGTGCGGAACAACTATTACTGGCTCCAACGCCATATATCATCGGAATACCTGCCtcttttttaatgtataagaaaaatttcaaaatgccGGATGATGTCTGGCTGGTGGATCTCGATAGCAATAAAGTAACTGCACCTCCTGGTTCGGCGGATCAATTACCACCCTTGCCTGAACCGGAAGGTACCATACTAAAGAACCACCTGAAACAG GCAATGCAACTGATGGATCAAGTTGGCTCTGGt aCAATGGGTAGCATGTCCGCTTCGCAAGCTATACCACCAGATACTTGGTCATCACGATTGTCCTCTCAATCTCCAAGCAGAAGAGAAAGTTCAGCATCTCAACATTCTCAGAATTTAAG CGTGTCGACAATGAGGCACAGACCGAGCGTTGATTATCAACATGGTCACGGTCAACAAAGCCCATTAGGTGGCAACGCATCACAGCTACGTCGTCCATCGTTGACAACTGCGATGGTATCAGCTTCAGCATCTGGAGGAAGCAGTACGCCTTCTCCTTCATCATCATCGCCAGTACCTGGACCTGGGACCACAACAGGCAGTGGAACATCAACAACTTCGATTACAGCTCCACCATTTAACCCCTTTATCTACGGTAACGACGTTGATTCGGTCGATATTGCAACACGAGTGGCTATGGTCCGCTTCTTCAACTCCCAAAATCTTTTGGCCAACTTTACTGAGCACACACGCACGCTGAGGCTCTATCCAAGACCCGTAGTCgcatttcaaataaattctttccTCCGTTCGAGACCAAGAGCAAGTCAGTTTCTGAACAAATTTGCGCGCACACAAGCTGTTGAATTTCTCGCCGAGTGGTCACTTACACCTAGTAACGTTGCTTTTTTGAGAGTACAAACCGGTGTCTTTGATCCGGCGCAAATCGGTGATAAGTCAAAATGGTACGCTGCGAATCTTGAGCCAATACATTTCAAAGTTTGGGATAACTCTAGCTCTTTGGCAAACGCCTTAAATGCGCTGAAGGAGTTAGAGAGTCAGCCGACTGACGAGAGTGGTTCGGATTCAGAAGGAGCAGAAAGCACGAGCTCTTCTTACTCTTCTCTCAGTGATTTCGTTTCGGAAATGGCATCGTCGGATTTATCACCAA GCTATAATTGTCCTCAAGTCAGTCAACCTCAACAAATGGCACTTTCGATTGATCCAAAGAACATTTATAATCCACCAAGTTCATTGCAATATCCTGGCGTAGAAGAAGAATCACCGGCACGTCCTGAAAGTCCACCAAGTACATCCTCCAGTCATAGCGATCTCAGCAGTCCGAGTTTCAACAGAGACTCCGAATTGGAGTTGAATCCTAATGCTCTCGAAACATCACAATCTACCAAT GATAAAGAGGAAGGTGGTAGTTTTGAGTCAGACTCTGCATCAACAATAACTCCACGCACAATCCTGAGCGCACAAAGTTCAATAGGCCAGTTTGGAGTGGGCATGGGGTCATTAGGTAACTCCTTGCTCAACGACACTGAACGCACTACCACCCCTCACAGGACTTCACGCGTCACTAGATATATGGTTCCT GTGATGCCCAGTGGAACGAGTCTTCAGAGACAACCAAGCGTTGGGAATGTTTTGGCGCGAACATCCAGTTTTGGATCTAGCACGAGTCCACTTCTAACACGACAGCTTAGTGGTAGTATGGATAATGAAACTCTTACGGCATTTCGTCAGCAATCGAGTACACAGGATGGACAAAAGAACAATGCTGGTATGCCAGGAAATGGTGTTTTGAGACAAGGATCACAGGGTTCGTTGTTTGAACAAATTGCGACTCAAGCAAAGGATCTTGTACGAGAAACGACTAGACAGAGTAGTCAAGATGGACTTCTTGCGCATATGGATAaa TTGAAGCATCAAGCAAAGGAGAAGATAACTGAAGCAGGCGAAGACAGTTTATTTGCGCCATTAGAACAG TTGACACAACAAACGAAGAAGGCTGTAGGCGAAGCTACCAAGTCCGTTCAGGAGGCATCAAAAACAGCTATCGAAGCTAGCAAGACTGCTGCAGGTGTGAGCAAAAACACTTTAGATGATTTAACGTACATGGGTAAAAGTACATTTGGTGATTTAACAAAGAGTGCTAAGGAAGTCGCTACGAAAAAGGGTTTGCTCAAG AGTATTGGAGAGTCACAACAATCTTCACCACCTCATACTCCACCATCTTCTGGTATAACTCAAAGAAGAGAATCATCCAATACTCAATTGGTTGCCTCGGATACTCGTTCTGGACGTAGAGATATCGGGCGTGATTTCTTTAGCAATATTAGTAGCGATTTAAACGGTATCGCTGCTCAAACAAGCAGTATGTTCAGTGATTTATTTG GTAACAGAAATAGTTCTAATCGGAATCTTACACAAAGATCAAAGGAGAAAACTAGTACATCGTTTGGACCCTTTCCTAAAG TTTCAGGAAAAACAGGTCTCGTTGAGCGTTCATCGTTAATAAAGCATTCTTCGATGAAAGCTAATCAAGAAGAGATGCAAAGAATGCAAAATGCAGAACGATCTAGTACAAACAGCGACAATCAAGCATTCTTAACGgat GTGGTAACACAAGTTTTGGCTGGTGAAGGCGTCGGTTGGCTCAAATTGAATAGATTGAAGAAACTTATGGAAGATGAAAGCTATCGAGACTTGGTTGTTACAAAGCTCAACAAAGGGCTCAATAGAAAAATTAGTCCTGATGATCACATTGACGATGTG tgTATCTCCAAACCAGTATATAAAGGAATGCTAAAGTGCCTTCAAGCAGTGGTTCATGGTCTCGCTCATACTTATAGTAATTTCGGATTGGGTGGAATGGCCTCGGTTTTCCAATTGATGGAGATAGCTCATACTCATTATTGGAGTAAAGATCTATCGGAAGGAGGTTTCGATAGTTCACTGTTATCACaa GCATCGAGCCCATTTGGTAGCAAGGAAAATTTGAAGTCTCCACAATCTCCGAATCAAGGTGAACTTCCAGATATATCACAAAGATTAAGAAGTTCTCAAACGCAAG AAATACCACCTCAGGTTCAACTTGAATTCACCCACGGACAACAAACGAGTGACGTTGGGCAATCAACAACGGACATGTTTTTGGATATgttcacgaaaaaaaaaaagtttttgtgCAAACTGACGTCATTCGATTCTGAG TTTCCGCGTCAAGGAAAACAACGTACTGGTAGCGTCTGGTCCAGTAAATCATCTTTGAGTACAGGCTTCAGATACCATGGTGGAAATTTAATATCTACGACACCAATGTCTAGTCCTGAAACAGCACGTACTTATCTCTTTGAAG GTCTTTTGGGTAAAGAAAGATCCAATCTTTGGGACCAAATGCAATTCTGGGAGGATGCTTTCCTAGACGCTGTATCGCAAGAACGAGATATGTTGGGCATGGATCAGGGTGCAGGAGAAATGATGGAAAG atataagaGTTTGAGCGATAGCGAAAGACGTCGGTTGGAACACGACGAGGATCGATTGTTATGCTCCCTTTTGCATAATCTCACTGCGATCTTGGTAATGCTAAACGTTGATAAAAACGAGGTGAAACGTAAAGTACGGAGATTACTGGGAAAGAGTCACATCGGTTTGATTTACAGTCAGGAGCTTAATCAGCTTCTCGATCAGATAAACAACCTT CATGGAAACGATATCGATCTAAAGCCATTGACGTCTCGACAAATGCATCGTCAATCGTTCACCGTTCATGCTGGGGTCGATGCTGATGGTGATTTAAGATTCCTCGAAGTTCGTCACGACGGTCTTGTGTTGAGATCGGTAAACGGAGTTATCGTTGAACGTTGGTGGTATGAACGATTGGTAAACATGACCTACAGTCCGAAAAACAAGGTCCTTTGTTTATGGAGACGAAACGGTGGTCAAACacaatttcataaatattatacaaagaag TGCAAAGACCTTTACTACTGTATAAAAGATGCTATGGAAAAAGCCGCTGCTcgtggaagaggaggaaacaTCGGTATCGAGCTGGGAGGTGAATTTCCGGTTCAAGACATGCGTACAGGAGAGGGTGGACTTCTTCAGGTTTGCATGGAAGGTGTTGGTCTTCTCTTCGCGAATAGCAAG TTTTTTGTAAGACTCGATCATATCCGCAAGTGCTTTACCCAAAAGGATGGAATCTTTGTTCTGGAAGAATTCA ATCCTAAAACTAGACAAGTAATCCAACGTAAATATAGGTCGCAAATG GCAGATCAAATCTGTTATGCGGTACTCTGTGTATTCTCTTATTTGGCTGCTGGCTTAGAGCAACGTAAACAACAaccacaacaacaacaacaacaacaacaacaacaacaacaacaacaacaacaacaacaacaacaacatcagcagcagcagcaacagcaacaattGCGCCAACAGCAGCAGAAGCAACTACGTCAGCAACAAttgcaacagcagcaacagcaattGAAGCATCAGCATCAGCAATTGcgtcaacaacaacaacaacaacaacaggaGGTACACCAACATGTGCAACAGCAACAATTACGTCAACAACAGCTGCAACAACAGTTACgtcagcaacagcaacaacaacaacaacaacaacaacaacaacaacaacaacaacaacaacaacaacaacaacaacagcaacagcaacaacaacaacaacagagatggcagcagcagcaacagcaaatGTCGCCACGAGATGAAAATATTCCTCAAGTCGTACAGGGAAATACGAATACACAATTTGAACCCTTTCTTCAACAGCACTGA